The following proteins are encoded in a genomic region of Vulpes vulpes isolate BD-2025 chromosome X, VulVul3, whole genome shotgun sequence:
- the F9 gene encoding coagulation factor IX has product MAEAPGLVIVCLLGYLLSAECAVFLDRENATKILSRPKRYNSGKLEEFVRGNLERECIEEKCSFEEAREVFENTEKTTEFWKQYVDGDQCESNPCLNDGVCKDDINSYECWCRAGFEGKNCELDVTCNIKNGRCKQFCKLGPDNKVVCSCTTGYQLAEDQRSCEPAVPFPCGRVSVPHISMTRTRAETLFSNMDYENSTEVEKNLDNVTQPLNDFTRVVGGKEAKPGQFPWQVLLNGKVDAFCGGSIINEKWVVTAAHCIEPDVKITIVAGEHNTEKREHTEQKRNVIRTILHHSYNATINKYNHDIALLELDEPLTLNSYVTPICIADREYSNIFLKFGSGYVSGWGRVFNRGRSASILQYLKVPLVDRATCLRSTKFTIYNNMFCAGFHEGGKDSCQGDSGGPHVTEVEGISFLTGIISWGEECAMKGKYGIYTKVSRYVNWIKEKTKLT; this is encoded by the exons ATGGCAGAAGCACCGGGCCTCGTCATCGTCTGCCTTTTAGGATATCTACTCAGTGCTGAATGTGCAG tttttcttgaTCGTGAGAATGCCACCAAAATTCTGAGTCGGCCAAAGAGGTATAATTCAGGTAAACTGGAAGAGTTTGTTCGAGGGAACCTTGAGAGAGAATGTATAGAAGAAAAGTGCAGTTTTGAAGAAGCACGGGAAGTTtttgaaaacactgaaaaaacc actgAATTTTGGAAGCAATATGTTG ATGGAGATCAATGTGAATCCAATCCATGTTTAAATGATGGTGTATGCAAGGATGACATTAATTCCTATGAATGTTGGTGTCGAGCTGGATTTGAAGGAAAGAACTGTGAATTAG atGTAACATGCAACATTAAGAATGGCAGATGCAAGCAGTTTTGTAAATTGGGCCCCGATAACAAGGTGGTTTGTTCCTGTACTACGGGATACCAACTTGCGGAAGACCAAAGGTCCTGTGAACCAGCAG TGCCGTTTCCATGTGGAAGAGTTTCTGTCCCTCACATTTCTATGACACGCACCCGTGCTGAAACTCTTTTTTCCAATATGGACTATGAAAATTCAActgaagtggaaaaaaatttGGATAACGTCACCCAACCGCTTAACGACTTCACTCGAGTTGTTGGTGGAAAAGAGGCCAAACCAGGTCAATTCCCTTGGCAG GTCCTTTTGAATGGGAAAGTTGATGCATTCTGCGGAGGTTCCATCATCAATGAAAAATGGGTGGTAACTGCAGCCCACTGTATAGAGCCTGATGTTAAAATTACCATAGTTGCAg GTGAGCATAACACCGAGAAGAGGGAACATACGGAGCAGAAGCGAAACGTGATTCGCACTATTCTTCACCACAGCTATAATGCAACTATTAATAAGTACAACCATGACATCGCCCTTCTGGAACTGGATGAGCCCTTAACGCTGAACAGCTATGTAACACCTATTTGCATTGCTGACAGGGAATACTCGAACATCTTCCTCAAATTTGGGTCTGGCTATGTGAGTGGCTGGGGGAGGGTCTTCAACAGAGGGCGATCGGCTTCAATTCTTCAATACCTTAAAGTTCCACTTGTTGACCGAGCCACGTGCCTTCGGTCCACAAAGTTCACCATTTATAACAACATGTTCTGTGCTGGCTTCCATGAGGGAGGTAAAGATTCATGCCAGGGCGATAGTGGGGGACCCCATGTCACCGAAGTAGAAGGCATAAGTTTCTTAACTGGGATTATTAGCTGGGGTGAAGAGTGTGCGATGAAAGGGAAGTATGGAATATATACCAAGGTGTCCCGGTATGTCAACTGGATTAAAGAAAAGACGAAGCTCAcctaa